ATCCATCTAGTTTATGAAAAATAGGTTCTAGGGATTTTATGAATAAAGAGAAGAGATTGTTAATTTTATCCTTTATTGTGATTATTGGCGTTTCATTCTTTGTTTATTATGATATTACTAAACCAACCCCTACCTGGATTAAGACTTATGGTAGTTCAGACAATGAAACTGGGTACATGGTTATTAATGCAATTAAAAATGGTTACATTGCCCTGGGTTCACGAGAAATATCTTCTGATACTGAAGTATACTTGATGGATCTCAATACTTTAGGGGTGACCTCCAGACAAAACACTTTCGGAGGTAATGGTAATGATTATGGTTACTCCCTACGTCGAGCACTCTCTGGTGGTTATATTCTTATAGGTAAAACCAATTCTTATGGTCTTGGAAATTATGATGCATGGTTTGTTAAGGTTAATGAGGATATGAAACCTGCATACAATGTAACTTATGGTGGGGCTGGAAACGATGCTGTTTACTCTTTTAAAGAAACAAAAGACAGCCGATACATACTTGCAGGCAATACAACATCCTTTGGTTCCGGTTCAAGTGATGTTTATCTCTTAAAAGTTGATCCAAACGGCCAGATGCAATGGCAACAAGTATTCGGAGGTTCTGGGGAAGAATGGGGTAAATCCGTTCTGCAGTCCCAAAATGCTAACTACTGGATATTAGGTTCAACAAATTCTTATGGATCGGGAGGATATGATTTTTATCTGGTCGAAACCAACCCTGAAGGTTCACTTATAATGAACAAGACCTTTGGTGGAATTGGAGATGATTATGGGGACTCCATTGTGGAAAACGTAGACGGAAGCTTTCTTTTAACTGGATCAACCAATTCTATAGGTTCCGGGCAATTTGATGCACTTATAATTAAAACTGATCAGTTTGGTAATGAAATCTGGAATAAAACCTTTGGGGGAGAAAAAGATGATATAGTAACCTTTTCTCGTGAAACAGCAGACCATGGCTACCTCATAATAGGAAATACCAATTCTTTTGGCTCAGGCAAGATAGATATGTTCGTGATGAAAACAGACAGAAGTGGGAATATAGAATGGAACAAAACTTTTGGGGGTTATGGGGACGACTATGCATCTTTCATACTTGAAACAGCAGATAATGGTTACCTATTAATCGGAACAACCACTTCAACTGCTAATGGTTTTAAATCTATTATCCTGGTTAAGATGGATTCAAACGGCACTGTAAGCTTATGAATTGGAAGAGATTTAGTGAGAATGGGACTATATAGATAGAATGGAACTATATAATTTTAAAAGAATTTAGGTACAAATTAAGGCAAATAATCTAAAAAAAAGAATTTATAGGCTTTAAAAAGTTTCTGGTGGTAAATATGGATGAAACTGAAAGTAAACTCTATGAACAGATCTTCCCCATTACCCATCGTCTGAAAAAACTGGAGATGATTGTGGCGATAATTCTGCTAATAAACTCCCTTATATTTCTCATAATATTCTCTATCAGTGGTGGAGTGAATATTCTAAGTTTGGTATCAATTATTCTATTTGGTCTTGCTGTGGGGCTCCTATTCCAGCGATATATGGATATGCGCCTGGGAGGTACACTAACCTATGCCATAATGTTATATTATTCATTAGGGAATCTTTGGATATTGCCTCATTTTTTCGTAGTGAGCGCAATAGGAGTTCCAATTGGAATATTCTTTATGAGGAGAGGTTATCTAGGACATATATTATTTTACTTGCTGGGAGCCATAATATTACCTCTCAGTATATTGTCTTACTACATTTTCAGGATTTATGTACCTCCACTATCACTTGTGCCCATTGTTCAAAGCGCTGCAGGAATAATATACTTAGTAATGCCACTTATATTCCTTTACAACTTACTTAGAATTGAAAGAAAAAAAATCCCCCTAAACATAATCTATATGGCTGGTTTGTTACTTGCAGGTTGGGCCCTATGGGTCGTAATCCTGAATTATCTGGTCTGAAGGTGATAAAGTGCCAATATTAACCATAGTGGTGGAAGGAACGAGAGGAAAAAGTTCAGTCGTCAGATTTTTCCATAAATTCTTCTATGAAAACGGTTACAACACCTTAAGTCGTGAAACAGGTTTAGTGCCTATGATTTATTACAATGACCAGAAAATATTCGTTAAAAGGTCCGGTGAACTCCCATTCAACCTTTTAACCGAAGTGAAATTGATTAATGAACTCTATCCTGAGGAATGTGTTGATGTGGCAGTTTTTGAAAATAATGCAATACGCACTGAATACATGCGCAGTCTTAGCGATTACTTGAGAGCGGATGTGGTTATCATTACTACTATCACATTTGATCATATTCTTTCCCAGGGATTCACCATGGAAGAAACTGCAGAAACATTCATTAAATCAATACCACCCTATTCTCATATGATATTCTGGTCCAACCACCAATACGAATACGAATTATTTAAAAAAACCTGTGAAAACATGGGAATAAGTGATTGTGATATTTTACACAGCAAACTTGAAGACAGAGAGTTGGTTATTTATCAAGCACTTGAAAAGATTCTAAAAGAAAAAAACCTGCAAATACCAAGGGATATAAGCGAATTTACAACTCAATATGTATATGAATGTCCAATTGATGAGAAATGCCCTGTTGAAGTAAAATCTCTTCCAGATGAAATCTTTTCCAGCGACTTATCCCCCAGAACTTTTGTCGATATTGGACATATAAATGATCCCATTCACACCCATATTATTTTCCATCAAATTCTTGCTGAAAGAGAGATTGAAAATCATGAAATATATCTTTTATTCAATTTCAGGGAGGACCGTTTAGAGAGAATCCCCTTATTTATCGAAGGATTCCTACCCCTAGTCCAGGACCATATCTCTGGAATAATAATTCATTCCACAAATGTGGCTTTTACTCCAGATTATCTTATCGGATACATTAAAAAAAATCTTAAGACTGATAAAAAAATTAAATTTCATAAATTCAACGATTTTAAGGAATTTATTGGGGACGTTGTACCTCAGCTTCCCCCCAATAGCTACATAGTTATGGTGGCTAACACTGCCGATAAATTTGGATATGAACTCATTGACCGTTTAAATCTTTTCAGAGATTCATATCCCATACTAAACCATATTAACCTCTTTGAACTTAGATACAGTAAAAAACCAGAAGAGTTGTACTGATACTACTCCCAAATCACTATCACTAGAAAAATAGTTATTTATTATCCAAAAAAGAAATTTTAGTTCAATAAATAGATTCCCCATGAGCCACTGCAACAATAGCTGGGAAATCTACAACCTCCAAACGATATAATGCCTCCATACCTTCTTCAGGGAATGCAGCCACTTCTGATGATATCATTTTACTGGTTAGAAGTGCAGCGGCTGGTGGTGTGACTAAGAATACAGATTTATATTTTTTAAGTGCCTTTATGGTTTCATCAGTCAATGCACCCTTCCCTATGTGCATCTTAACTCCAGCCTTTGATAGAGGAGGGATACTGTTTTCTATTTCAGTTTTGTTACTGCTGGTTGGTGCTATGCCTGCCGGACTTACTGCAGTGTGCATAATCACCGCCCCCTTCAGGTCAATGGGACTAGTGCCTTCCTTTATAAGCTTCACCAGACGTGGGAGTGCGGCGTCCCTACCAGTGAAGACAGTACCACCGAGAATTAAACGGTCCCCTACTTTTAGATCCACAATATCTGAATCTTTTAGGGGGGTTTTGAATTCTTTGACATGCTTCATGAACTGATCCCTATTTTTTACTTGAATCCTTTAATTGATATGTAGAATGAAAGGTCTTGAATTGATTCCATATGTAGCATCTCTTTAGATTATTGGTAAGTATGGAAGTG
This is a stretch of genomic DNA from Methanobacteriaceae archaeon. It encodes these proteins:
- a CDS encoding fumarate hydratase C-terminal domain-containing protein, which encodes MKHVKEFKTPLKDSDIVDLKVGDRLILGGTVFTGRDAALPRLVKLIKEGTSPIDLKGAVIMHTAVSPAGIAPTSSNKTEIENSIPPLSKAGVKMHIGKGALTDETIKALKKYKSVFLVTPPAAALLTSKMISSEVAAFPEEGMEALYRLEVVDFPAIVAVAHGESIY